GGGTGGTACGGCTCCGGACTGCCGATCATCGACAACTCGACGTACGACGTCGAGACCACGGCCCGGGTCCTGGACGACGTCCTCGCCCGCGCACTGGCCAGCCCGCCCTCCTGGTAGCAGGCCCCTGCCCGCGCAGTCCCGGCCGCCCCCGGTCGGACAGCGCTGACGGGCGGGGCGGCGGATGCGCTCGTACGCTCGGGGCATGTCAGAGGTGTACGCCGTCCGCCGCGGGCTGGTCCGCGACCGGTGCGCCGCCGCCGGATCGGCCGCCGCCCTGGTCTCCCGCCCCGCCAACGTCCGTTATCTCGCCGGCGGGGCGCCCCCCGGCGCCGTCCTGCTGCTCGGCGCCGGAGAGGACGTCCTGCTCTGCCCCCGCGCCCCGGGCGGCGATCCGGCGCACGGGCGCACGGACGAGTCGCTGCGGGTGTCGGTGCTGGGCGGTGGGCGCGGGGACGCGGCGGTCGCCGCCGCGAGCCTGGCCGCCACGCACGGCACGGAGCGCCTGGCGGTGGAGGAGCACGATCTCACGGTGGCCCGCCACCGGGCCATGACCACCGCTGCCCCCCGGCTCCGCCTCGGGGACCTCGGGACCACCGTGGAGCAGTTGCGGGTGGTGAAGGACGAGGAGGAGATCGCCTGCCTGCGCATCGCGGCGGAGATCACCGACCAGGCGCTGGGCGAGCTCCTCGAATCGATCCTCGTCGGCCGCACCGAACGCCATCTCTCCCTGGAGCTGGAACGCCGGCTGGTCGACCACGGTGCCGAGGGGCCCGCCTTCGCGACCTCCGTGGCCACCGGGCCCAACTCCGGCCAGGGACGTCACCGGCCCACCGACCGCAGGGTCGAGGAAGGCGATTTCCTCAGCGTCTGCCTCGGCGCGAGCTACCGCGGATACCGCTGCGAGATCGCCCGCACCTTCGTCATCGGCACTGCCCCGGCGGACTGGCAGATCGAGCTGTACGACCTCGTTTTCGCCGCTCAGCGCGGTGGCCGGGAGGCTCTGCTGCCGGACGCCACCTACCGTGAGGTGGACCACGCGGCTCGTCATCCGCTGGACTCCGCGGGGCACGGCGAGGCGCTCATGCCGCGCACCGGGCACGGGGTCGGACTCGAAATCGACGAGGACCCGCAGTTGGCA
The DNA window shown above is from Streptomyces sp. NBC_00247 and carries:
- a CDS encoding M24 family metallopeptidase, with the protein product MSEVYAVRRGLVRDRCAAAGSAAALVSRPANVRYLAGGAPPGAVLLLGAGEDVLLCPRAPGGDPAHGRTDESLRVSVLGGGRGDAAVAAASLAATHGTERLAVEEHDLTVARHRAMTTAAPRLRLGDLGTTVEQLRVVKDEEEIACLRIAAEITDQALGELLESILVGRTERHLSLELERRLVDHGAEGPAFATSVATGPNSGQGRHRPTDRRVEEGDFLSVCLGASYRGYRCEIARTFVIGTAPADWQIELYDLVFAAQRGGREALLPDATYREVDHAARHPLDSAGHGEALMPRTGHGVGLEIDEDPQLAPTAMGKLDACVPVTVGPGVHLPGRGGVRIDDTLVVRPEADGGPELLTITTKELLAL